A genome region from Schlesneria paludicola DSM 18645 includes the following:
- a CDS encoding tyrosine-type recombinase/integrase gives MTINELVLLYVEHARSYYAKDGKPNDEFHCIASAVRPLLDLAGETAISDFGPLSLKAVRESMIQSNADQERKPWTRDYINKAVSRIRRVFKWGVSQELFGPAVLQRLQSLEPLLKGRTDAKDNPARSAVPLETIEAVRNEVKERIRDMMDIAVLTGARPGELVYLTVEMIDSSADVLRVVLPEHKMRYKGRRRVLYFGPKAQLIVKKHIKGKSKKDRLFPIRRGTFSNSIKRACDKLKIPRFTGHWLRHNAGTQFRKLGGLDAAQVMLGHSHADVTQIYADADDEQAIEIAREHG, from the coding sequence TCTGCTCTATGTCGAGCACGCCAGGTCGTACTACGCGAAGGACGGCAAGCCGAACGACGAATTCCACTGCATTGCGTCTGCTGTCCGCCCCCTTCTCGACTTGGCTGGAGAAACCGCGATCTCGGATTTCGGGCCACTGTCGCTCAAGGCGGTTCGGGAAAGCATGATTCAGAGCAATGCCGATCAAGAGCGTAAGCCTTGGACTCGCGATTACATCAACAAAGCAGTCAGCCGGATTCGTCGGGTGTTCAAATGGGGCGTGTCTCAGGAATTGTTCGGCCCTGCGGTATTGCAGCGCCTGCAATCGCTGGAGCCGTTGCTCAAAGGCCGCACGGACGCGAAAGATAACCCAGCCCGCTCCGCTGTTCCGCTGGAAACCATAGAAGCGGTTCGCAATGAAGTTAAAGAGCGAATCAGAGATATGATGGACATCGCGGTACTGACCGGCGCGAGGCCAGGCGAACTTGTGTACCTGACCGTCGAGATGATCGACAGTTCCGCAGACGTCTTGAGGGTCGTGCTTCCCGAGCACAAGATGCGATACAAAGGGCGTCGACGCGTGCTGTACTTCGGCCCGAAAGCTCAATTGATCGTCAAGAAGCACATCAAGGGTAAATCCAAGAAAGATCGGCTGTTTCCCATTCGGAGAGGCACGTTCTCAAATTCAATCAAACGTGCGTGCGACAAGCTGAAAATCCCTCGATTCACTGGCCATTGGCTCCGTCATAATGCAGGAACGCAATTTAGAAAACTCGGCGGATTGGATGCAGCCCAAGTGATGCTTGGCCACAGTCACGCAGACGTCACGCAGATCTATGCGGATGCCGACGACGAGCAAGCTATTGAGATTGCACGCGAGCACGGATAA